Genomic segment of Candidatus Kaelpia aquatica:
CATCCATGGGAAATATAATAGCACTCTTTAATACCTGACGGAGGTCCGAAAACTGCTCATAATGGTCAACGACATCAACAATCTCTCCTTCCCATATTAACCGTTGCCCAAAAAAAGCATACTCAACATCTTCGGTTATATCTATATCTTGCTCTTGATCGATTATTCGAACATCCTCTCCGATAGAATCATAACTAAGATTTCGCATTGTAACACTACCATCTTTATAAACAACTAGTGAAGAATATACTCTTTCGGAAACCCTCTCTATTTCCTCCTCAGAACATATCAATTCCCCTTCCGCATATGCAAGAAACCAGTCATTCCATCCAATATTTCCGGCCCCTGTTAAGCCTACTACTTGTTGTCCGGTCTTTGATTCAAAACGTACTATATGTTCATCTGGTGCAATTCTCAGATCAATAGCCGCCCCCGAACCAGACAATGTCTCTCCAGATACAACATTATCTAATTGAAAAGAGTTTAAGGAAAAATCAACCGTATGGGTTCTATACTTTCCTGATGTTATCTCTTCCTCAACATGCAGCACCATTTGCACTATTCCTTCAGCAGGGTCAAATATCATCCAGTGAATTTCTGTTTCATCAGCTCCTACGGACGCTCTTGCAGAACCATATATAACACCTTCCGGAGATGTCCAAACAACCTGAACTCGTCTAAGCTCAAGACCAACATGCTCAGATACCTGAATTAAAAAAGGAGAGCTAACAAATGTCCAGAGTAACGCTAGTAAAAGAACTGTCCTTTTATAAATCCCCCTCTTTAACACAACTCCTCCATTTTATTAAACTAAAACATATTCCGGATTTTCTTTTCTCAGGAAAGACATACCTCTTGAAACAGGTAAATTATTCGTATCTATTATTAAAATCCCATTTTCTCTCTCAAACCTCATTTGTATCCCAAATAACTCAAACATTTCTCCATTTTGCAATTTTTGACTCAAAAATACCTCTTCTTGTTCCACTGTATTTCTTATCTGCTCTATAGAAATATTATCAAAAATTACATCTACTTCTTCACCTCTTCTATCCGAAGTATTTATAATAGAATTTATTCCATTATCGCTTAATCTCACGACTTGGGCATTTAAATAAAGCCATTTGATAACGTTTTGAGGATTCATACCTCTCAATAAAAATGTAGTATAATTAAATTTCATCTCGCGCATAAATGTGTCAAAAAAATCCACTTTCTCCTGCTCGGTTATTTCATTCTGATATATTTCATTAATTACACTAGGAATATGGCTGGCTATCTCATCCTGATTTAATTCACCTTTAGCATTCCTTACGGCCACAGGACCTCCTAACAATCCGGAAATCCTTACATTGTGATATATCTCAGCTAATTGTACAAGATTCTCCAAATCAGCTAAATATAGCTTCTCCTCCAATTGCCTGTTTGCAGTCCAGCCAGACCCAAGAGCAGCAGTATCTACTACATTAAGAACGAGTAACATCTTTAAAAATTTGTTTTTATCATTAACGCCTTTTTCTTCCAAATAAGAAATTATATTTTTCGGAGATTTTTCTCCTAAAGTAATCTCACCTAAAACCCCATGAAGAAATATAAGATCTAAGATATCTGCTCTTTTTTCTTCCTCTACCCCAAGCTCTTCTAACAAATCGCCTGCTAATTTTACACCATCTGTATAATGGTCAGCGAATAAAACTTTACCATAGTCATGTAGTGCTGCTGCTATCCATATAACCTCTTTATCTGCAGCATTTTCCATCAAAGAGCTGTATATGGCTGCTACCTTATCAAAATTTGTTCTGTCTAAGTCCGACTCTCCACTAAGCATTCTTTGGTTAAGATAATCATAATTACCTTCCTCTAACATCTGCAAACACCGAATGACTTCCTGGCAATGAGTGGCTAAATCCATAAATGTACCGTCTTCTAATTTAGATGCAAAGCCACCCTTAATTTCTTTTAATGCAGGTAGAATAGAAATCCGGCTAAAAAAGTTAGATACATCCTGAATTGTTGCTTCTCCGGTCCCTATTCTTTCCTGTAAACTACCAAAATCAGCTCTTATGCTTTCATTTATTAACTCGTGCAAAGAATAGACCAGACCTTCTATTTTTGTGACAAGTTCCGTTTTCTCACTTATTTCTGTAGCATCATTTACTTGCTGAAGCAAGCTTTCAATTTTCTCTATATATAACTCACGCTGGGTATTCTGAACTCTGCGGCAGGAAGAATTTTGACTAGAAGAACTAGAGACAAAATTACAGGGGTAGAGATAACAGCTCAGCAGTAAAATGAGGGATGAAAAAAGCAGCCTCATGTCTCACCTCCTCCTTAGTGTGGAAGCCCCATTAAAAGATCATTGAGATGCTGAATTTGCTCAGCTAAAGTTATGTCCGGATTACTTTGTTCGTATGAGAGCTGCGGCCCGACAATCTGATCTGAGAATTCAATCACTTTATAAAATTCTTGTTCTATGTTATCGTGAATTCCATCCAGATACATTGAATAAATAATTCTTCTTACATACTCTCTGGCATCCTGCTCTGTCAGATCAACCCCTATTAAGGTTGTATCTACTCTCATAACTGCCTCGGTAAATTCAGAAATTTTATCTTCCAGTCCACATGCAGTAATAGCAGTATCGGCTCTTCTTAGAATCTCTGCGTCCCGTTCTGTTCTTATCTCAGCTACAAAACTATTGTATAGTACAGCTGCCTCTGATTCTTCTTCATTATAACTCTGAGCAGCCATACTCAAAGGGTCTCCTCCGAAACAGGTCCTAACCGCATCTTTTTCCTGATTGCTTAAGGTCTCCCAGGGTGCAACATCTAACTCTGCCATAGCCTTGACAAATAACGGCATGGCTTTTTCTCCCTTAAGAGCTGTTAAAGCCTTATTAAGATCTTTATATTCAGGGTTAGACGATGTTACATTATCCAACGCTGTCCTATAAACATCATAACCTTCGGAAGACTTTGCCTGCTGAATAACAATCTGGGCTATGGTATCAAAGAAGGCTGTCTTTTTGGCTTCTTCGGTTCCAAATACTTCTGTCAGCCCCTGCTGCTCTCTCTCTGTAAGCATAGACCAGACGTCATCCATAAAAACAGATTCCTCTTCTCCGACTTGATATTCACTAGGTACGCGATTGTATTCTGTCTCATAAACAATCCTTTTTTTATTCCACCCGCTTGCTAACTGCACAAGGCGATTTTCAAGTCCATTGGGATAGTCGACTGTTTGAATAGTATCTAAAACCTTAGCATAATTATCATCCATAGCTCTAACAGCAGTAATTGCTTCCTGAATACCTTCAGCTGGACGCCCCATCGTATGCGCAAGGAAAGGACTAGCAATTAAAGAGCCGAGGAGCAGTGAACCAAACGCTATTGGCCATATTGAAGGGCTA
This window contains:
- a CDS encoding HD domain-containing protein; amino-acid sequence: MRLLFSSLILLLSCYLYPCNFVSSSSSQNSSCRRVQNTQRELYIEKIESLLQQVNDATEISEKTELVTKIEGLVYSLHELINESIRADFGSLQERIGTGEATIQDVSNFFSRISILPALKEIKGGFASKLEDGTFMDLATHCQEVIRCLQMLEEGNYDYLNQRMLSGESDLDRTNFDKVAAIYSSLMENAADKEVIWIAAALHDYGKVLFADHYTDGVKLAGDLLEELGVEEEKRADILDLIFLHGVLGEITLGEKSPKNIISYLEEKGVNDKNKFLKMLLVLNVVDTAALGSGWTANRQLEEKLYLADLENLVQLAEIYHNVRISGLLGGPVAVRNAKGELNQDEIASHIPSVINEIYQNEITEQEKVDFFDTFMREMKFNYTTFLLRGMNPQNVIKWLYLNAQVVRLSDNGINSIINTSDRRGEEVDVIFDNISIEQIRNTVEQEEVFLSQKLQNGEMFELFGIQMRFERENGILIIDTNNLPVSRGMSFLRKENPEYVLV